The Anoplopoma fimbria isolate UVic2021 breed Golden Eagle Sablefish chromosome 1, Afim_UVic_2022, whole genome shotgun sequence region gagatggatccctcctctgctgctctccctgaggtttcttcccttttttctccccattaaaggatttaattttttttttggggggggagttTTGCTGTACCTATGTGAGGGTCCTGGTACAGAGGATGTTGAATccttgtaaagccctctgaggcaaatctgggattttgggctatacaaaataaattaaattgaaattgaaattaagTTCCCGTTGGTGGACTAAAGGATCTATGGAACCATACTGAAGCTCCTGTGATTACAGTGATATtcattatatattcataaacaTCCAAGCTTGCTTTGTGTATGTCAGGCCTTTGTTATGTGTTTGGTTGTGGCCATTGGTCAAAGTAAATTGAAGTTCTTGCTGGTGCTACGACACCAGCCTTCATGGCTTCATATTGTCCTCCTCCCACCCTCATCCTATCGACAGGGGTCCCAGCAGACCCCATTCTCCTGCCTCTTTCTTGTTTCTCACACAGCACACTaatgtgctgaaatgttgagattaCTGTTATTCATTCGTTTATTATGCATATAGGTCTACAtagctctgtctgtgtcatgataacaatgtctatctatgttgtgtaattgtttaattaattctgtctttaattgatcaggttttattcagtgatttataTCAAACAATTTGGTATCATTCTTCAGCTGAGATAGCACCAAGTTAAAATAAAGAGTTAAAATGACTTTATAAGTAACGAGTGTTAATTCGATAAAGTGAGgttaaaggaaataatcaaTATAGTTTTAAAATGGGAGGGGGCTATAGAACTACCCCCCTTtctcaagaagataaagcaagGAGACATCAGAGGACTTCTCTCTCTAGTCTTCCAAACGACCACAACTCTGGACGTTGACGCTGAAGGGTggtctctctgtccgtctgcagGCCCGAAGGCCCTGTGAGCAGAGACCTCTTCACAGGCTGATATGAGATGCAAGAACCTGAAGAAGTGCCTTCCTCCACCTGGTTTCTGAAATACTACAAATATGATTGATGACTTTGAATCCTGCATGCCAGATCTCTCCCTCTTGGCTCCGCtggttctgcctcttctctggtaTTTCGTTCCTGGAACTACGGCCCTCCTGTGTCGTCTAATGTGCCATGCAGCTCCGACCTGTGATGCACCAACGTGCTGAGGATTAATTCCAGCAACTATTGAGAGCAACCGACTCTTACACTGGCAAAGATGCCCTAATGACCCCTGCTGCTACGAAGGAACGATTGATAAGACGTCTCAGCCTCGtgctgagagagatgaagacgaggaagaacggTTTAACACGAACCTGAACGAAGAAGAAGACCAGGTTAcgaagacatcagagaaagAAGAATCAACTGCAACTAAATGAGGGATGGAAGAGTGTGATTCAAGAAACTACAATCATCCCACCAGATGCTTAGGCCTTCAGAGGAATAGCCACCattccatgcagctttacctccaatctgcccatcagagccgtcaggtgaaacaataccatttTCAGATGTAAACGAGTTTGATGTTCCTAGGCCAAATAAATTTAAGTTGCATAAAATAATCTAGACCGAAATatcaaaattagatttaactTAAACTAATATAAAGATCCCAATCTACCCTGGTGCTTCTCgaactctcagctgctgaacTGTGCCTAAATCATTTGAactaaatttaatgtaaaacgtCAATCGATGAAGTTAATTTATCAGTCAATGgtatgagtcactgattctacctggtcacattcaATCCTTTTCATTAGTTGTGATTCATTATTCTGTTCACTCTTCATtctattctttattatttccctttattctgtttattttatgtttagtagtttagtaatgtagtttgtctaataaatatttcatttataaagaacttgatcattagatttgtgtgtatatgaaataatagatCACTGTACACCTTGAGAAGAACTCCGTAACAACCCTGAGATTAATATTAGAATgaataatatcacattttgaagttttccccatttttccaaaatagggtgGCGTCCAACTTAAGTCCTATGTCAAATTCTGATAGGTAAATTAATGGTGGTAAGTTCGAGTACCATCGTTCTTTTGTACAATTTAAGGGTTTCTAAATCATAATTGAGTTGTTTAAActagttacatatcctgatattaattacttatgatttattaaatctgctactaGCAACAACGTTACATACCTGTCATCACCTTTTTATAGCATACCTTAGCAACTCTAAATCAGTGAAACAAGAAATCTTTCATGTCAAATTAGAGTGTTCATGTAGAAAACCAttgcttaaaagaataaaatgattttgagggttaacaattataataatgtttttatttatatttggcATCAATCATTAcaataaatctaattaaaatCTGGAGATTTATTACAATTTAACAAGCTGTTATATAATCACTTATTACCTTATCTGTGAGTAATACATTCAATATGCAATCTAATCACAGACATGGCTACTTatatgcactgtataaaaagggtcagagcagactctatctgctgaggagactgaggtcctttggagtgcagggagcactcctgaggacttttttcaactccgtggtggcatcagccatcttttatggagtggtctgctggagcagcagcatctcagcagcagacaagaagagactgaataaacttgtgaggaaggccagcagtgtgctggggtgtccattggatacggtggaggtggtgggagacaggagggtgatggccaagctgtcatccctgatgaacaacacctctcaccccatgcaggacgccctggcagctctgtgcagctccttcagccaccggctgcttcacccccggtgtgtgaaggagaggtaccgcaggtccttccttcctgctgctgtcaggttacacaaccagctctgctcccagcagaccacatgacaataaaaacactgtgcaataatggttaatatagttttttttttctgtctgtaaatattatatttcagttattgtgtttttctactgtttttattgcttatttataatacttgtttttttattttatttttattttttattttcatttttatttttatcttgtcttctttactatgtctcttgtgtgcactttaactctatgctgctgtaagcctgcaaatttccccgctgcgggactaataaaggattatcttatcttatcttatcttaagttaaTTGATGGCAGCTCCAAGatagtaagataagataatcctttattagtcccgcagcggggaaatttgcgtCCAGTCAGACGAGCAAACCTTTACCTTACATTTCTTGCCTAATATTGCCTGTTAATGTttaacagaacaataaaaaccCATTATCAGGAATTTCATGGAAAGCTTTTTATGCAAGACCAGAGAGTCTCTCACTGAGCTCCCACAGCTTCTTTGCTGCAGCGTCATCCTTGGCTTTAGCATAGACTTCTCTCACAGTGCAGTTGGAGAAGTAACGTCCGCTGAGAGGTTCGATCCCCTCCTCAAGAGCACAGTGCAGGGTGGTCTGGGCTCCCTGAACGGtgtttttgaagaaaaacaagttcaCAGGCTTGAGGATCATTTGCATTACTGAAGCCGTGTTCCTTGCCAACTCAGAGTTGATCACTCCtgtaaaaacatacaataatgTAGTTTAGTTGGCTGATCATTAGCTGCTATTGTAAAAATAACgggttatttaaataaaaaaatgttgtttagaCAAGCCCCAAAGCCCACAAATATTTTCACCTTCATCGCCATGATCAGTAGGCAATTTTAGGGGGGATGTCATCCCCTTTGAtagcaaaatgaccaaaatgcaTCCCTCCTGTTAACCTGCCAACACCCTTTCTCTATCCGCTTGTAGCAGAGAGAGTGAAGGGGCAGAGGGGTCTAGTCTGCCTGACTCATTGATCCTTTATCTGACTGAGGTTAGTGCAAGTTGGAATCTATGGCCCCGACCATGGCTCTGAAATTCCAGTAGCCTCCAGCCAGTACAGCAGCCTCTGGAAGGGATCAAAGCCTCTCCAGACAACGCTTGTAAGTCCCGCATTCCATCCCTCATGCTAAAACTTCATCAAATCGCATACTGGCTTTGCTAGACTAGACCAAAATGTACACCTCAACGTAATAACTGCTAACCAGTGTGGAACCAGTGTACTAAAATTTCCTGTTCAAAGAGCTTATTTCCCATTTCTTTGCGTGACTTGAATGGTGGTATACTCTGTCGACTGACCCGGATGGAGGCAGTAGCAGGTGACCTTGGTTCCCTGCAGTCTCTTGGCCAGCTCATGGGTGAAGAGGACATTGCACAGCTTACTACTGCTGTAGATCTGCAAAACCTCCATGAATGAGGTCCCCAGTCCCAGAGCTTTGTGGGTGTTCAGGCAGTCAAAAtctatttttccaaagtgatgTGCCACAGATGACAGGATGACCACTCTGCTAGGTCCACATTCCTTCAGCCGCTCCAGCAACAGGTTGGTTAATAGGAAGTGACCAATGTGGTTGACGCCAAACATCAACCCCAGTCCGTCCTCTGTTCGACCCTGTAGGACAACACCTgaagcaaaaacacagagaacgTGTATTCCTGTTTCCAGACAATGgcaacatcaaaacaaacaaagctttaAACTATCTAATATCTGTGGAACAGTATAATGATTCTTTGAATATGCAAACATTATGGAGTAACAAGAAAAGTCACATAATCTTGATTCCAGAGAACTTGCATTTCTTATATATCTTGCATTACCTACTTGTGGAGTTCGCTGTGACCCAATTCTGTTcagaagagtaaaaaaaacaaaaaactgccaTCCTCCAGCAGCCATGAAAAAACTAAGAACCTGAAAATTGATCTAACTCTTCACAGTGCCCAGGCTCTCAATTTACAGCAGCTATTACCTGCAAGCTCAGTTAAAGCATCCTTTTACTTTATTACAACGTGGTCTTAGTTCTTATATTCTATCAGTTGGATAACACTGCACATATTTAAGTAATTCATAAAATTCCGAAAACATGGAAACATTGCTATACAAAGTTTAATaggtcaaaaaacacaaatggtgATAAGATTTGACAGGTTGTAAACAAGTCAATAGTTTGGCCAAATGATCTGAACAACTTTATATCAACGCAAAAGTGAAAGTGATTACACTCAAAATGTCTGGAACAACTCCTTACTGCACAGGAACACTGATATAAATGCATGCTAGAAAAATAATGACCAAGCTCGACTTAAAGGGGTAAtagattatttattatattgcGTTCCAGACAGCATTAAAGTGCAAGTCAAGTCCGACACTTGAAAGGACACATGGCTGTAAGCAGGGTTTTAGAAATACCAAGGTCTAAAAACTGAGCTTATTAGGAAGGTCCgggtgtatgtatgtatgtatgagaCATAATGTAATCCTATCCTGGGCACAGTGGTAGGTActtgctcttcctctctcatctccatcCCCTTGtatctttctgttttgtctccTAATTTCGCACCGTGTCTTCCTCCCAAAGCTgatgaatacctatgttgaatacacttattgtaaacTGCTTTGGATAACAGCGCctgtaaatgactgtaatgtaatgtaatgtaaatgatcTTTAATTGAAAGTTGTTTGATTTCTGATTGTCTCAGTGAAGAATGCAAACACATAGGGGCTCTATAGGGTTCACTGTTTAACATGGCATGACCACACAGAAGCTATTGGTCAGATGGTGTTTGTCTGGTGACGAATGGCATTTGGATTATAAGCAGTCCCCtagttaataaataattcataaatacatctaatgatatacatttttttgtacacaTTTTAAGTTTTCCAGACAATTATTTTGTGAATGTAAATCAATGTTCAACTGTCCTTAAGTTTGAAGTAATAGGAATCTTGGTTCTACAAGTGTTGAAGTATCCACACCCGTTACAACTTGGTCTAAGGTCCTATATTCTATTTCCAATGTTATATATTGAATTCATGTTTCATATCTTCCATATTTTGATACTCTGGATGCCAACGTATCAAAGGGATCTCACCTTACCTTTGTCAGAAACAAACCTGTAACATTTACAATTGCCGCCAACATCATACTATGTTAAATTATCCTTTATTATTAGGAATAATACAATTATCTTTCTGTAAACTTTGaatttgttgttaaaataaaacttctaaggACGCAAAACTCTAAATGAAAGTTGTGATGGTGTGCAGGTTTATGGCATTAAGATGCAATGAACCATCTAACCTGCATTGTTGATGAGGATGTCCAGTCTGGGTTCTGACTTCAGGAAGGTCTCAGCAAAGCTACAAACAGACTTGAGACTCCCCAGATCCAACGGCATGAACACCACCTGATGACTGCCACTCTCCTGTGGTAGAAATTAAGCAGTATTTCCACTAAATGAgaagttaaatataaaataaagatgcCCTGGGAAACTTTGGAACACACTTGTTATTATCATAATCTCTGCCAACAGGATCATGCAATCAGtcgtgtgtgtgcctgtgtgggtgtatctgtgagtgagtgagcgtCTCTATGTCCATCCATAGCTAATCCGGCTTTTACAGCAGCAAACATTTTAGGCAGCCAGTTATGGCTGcgtgctcaaggacctctcgtggttgcagtgtctcacactttctcaaaacaccttttattgcctcAATATATCATTATAAGCAACAATAAGCTTACATGACATGGTATTTAGGACAGAGAGCCTTTTCTTGGAAGAAGAAACAGAGCATGGTAGATTTGTACTAACCCTCATGACTTCCTCAAGggcagcctctcctctctgcttacTGCGACAGGCCAGAATCACTCTGGCTCCTCTTTTGGCCAGATCTATGGCTGTAGTTATCCCAATGCCTGTGTTGCTGCCTGCAGTTGAAAATTGGGAATGACAGGTGATCCATGTTTTAATTACAAGTCCAACATACAGATGTCACTTCTTTCATTTGATGTGTAATATACCTAACCCTATTGCAAGACTGATGGTCTTTTTTGCATTATGGaagttttgttcatttaaattaatcATGTAATAATAGCCGACCTGTTGCCATGAGATTCTGTTCACTCAGAGTTGATGTTGACTAAATTGTGTGCAATGAATTTAAGAGATATGGCAGGTTATGGGAAGTAGGACACAGCCACAAGATTAAGACAACCAATTACAGGAAAAGTGTGTGGCATCTCAAAAgactacaaaaacaaactataacCATATGTTCTATTTGGTAAAGAATGGATAAATGAGTTGAGGTGCTGTAACATCAAGTAGACAGCAATCACACGTGAGTCAGGATATAGCTCTCTTGATCCGAACCTTTAATTAAGACTCAATATGAAGAAAGTGATAAAACAGGGTTGAAACTGAAAGAATAGAGGAAAATATACAATacttataaaaatgaattgctgcatgaatgaataaatgaatgcattaatgAATGCAGCCCAAGGCGTGTTTCATCCCGCTGTGGCCTGTCTGAAAGCTTGCCTTTTGCTCATATATCTGACTGCCTGG contains the following coding sequences:
- the LOC129113672 gene encoding dehydrogenase/reductase SDR family member 13-like; its protein translation is MSTLLLVVVVVVVVAYIFRHVVVKGKRCRSKRKLHGKTVIVTGSNTGIGITTAIDLAKRGARVILACRSKQRGEAALEEVMRESGSHQVVFMPLDLGSLKSVCSFAETFLKSEPRLDILINNAGVVLQGRTEDGLGLMFGVNHIGHFLLTNLLLERLKECGPSRVVILSSVAHHFGKIDFDCLNTHKALGLGTSFMEVLQIYSSSKLCNVLFTHELAKRLQGTKVTCYCLHPGVINSELARNTASVMQMILKPVNLFFFKNTVQGAQTTLHCALEEGIEPLSGRYFSNCTVREVYAKAKDDAAAKKLWELSERLSGLA